A DNA window from Burkholderiales bacterium contains the following coding sequences:
- a CDS encoding DUF6513 domain-containing protein has protein sequence MPEHILFLTGKLAEKSLHKVLAEMHPSEFGYDVLNIGISVAGLMTADLILRRLPNPGNSTRIMVPGRCRGDLDALSKRYGVPVARGPEELKDLPQFFGKKGREQDLSRYDVKIFAEIVDAPQASIEQILKRAERYRKDGADVIDLGCLPETPFPHLEEAVAALKKAGFAVSVDSVEPEELLRGGKAGADYLLSLKEDTLWVADEVASIPVLIPAQPGDLASLERAMEGMMKRKRRFITDSVLDPIHFGFTDSLVRYHELRRRHPEIEIMMGVGNLTELTDADTTGINALLMGVISELRITHILTTEVSPHARRAVREADAARRMLYAAREAGSLPRDFSSALLTLHSRKPFPDTPQEIAELSRAIKDPSYRIQISEQGIHIYNRDGMQVAADPFALFPLLDLQNDPAHAFYLGVELARAQIAWQLGKRYNQDEELDWGCAVERKPEDLNQQKAAGTTLEAKRQKAKVK, from the coding sequence ATGCCCGAACATATTCTTTTTCTTACCGGCAAGCTTGCCGAAAAAAGCCTGCACAAGGTGCTGGCGGAAATGCATCCGAGCGAGTTCGGTTACGACGTGCTCAATATCGGCATCAGCGTCGCCGGATTGATGACCGCAGACCTGATTCTGCGGCGCCTGCCCAACCCCGGCAACTCGACCCGCATCATGGTGCCGGGCCGCTGCCGCGGCGATCTCGACGCGCTTTCAAAACGCTACGGCGTGCCGGTTGCGCGCGGGCCGGAAGAACTCAAAGACCTCCCACAGTTTTTCGGAAAAAAAGGCAGGGAACAGGACTTGAGCCGCTACGACGTGAAAATCTTCGCCGAAATCGTTGACGCGCCGCAGGCAAGCATCGAGCAAATCCTCAAGCGCGCGGAACGCTACCGCAAGGACGGCGCCGATGTCATCGATCTCGGCTGCCTGCCGGAAACGCCGTTTCCCCACCTTGAAGAAGCGGTCGCCGCGCTGAAAAAAGCGGGTTTTGCGGTAAGCGTCGATTCGGTCGAGCCGGAGGAATTATTGCGCGGCGGCAAAGCCGGCGCGGATTATCTGCTGAGCCTCAAGGAAGACACGCTGTGGGTCGCCGATGAAGTCGCTTCCATTCCGGTGCTGATTCCGGCACAGCCCGGAGATTTGGCTTCATTGGAACGCGCGATGGAAGGCATGATGAAACGCAAGCGCCGCTTCATCACCGATTCGGTCCTCGACCCGATTCATTTCGGTTTCACCGATTCGCTGGTGCGCTATCACGAATTGCGGCGCCGCCACCCCGAGATTGAAATCATGATGGGCGTGGGCAACCTCACCGAGCTCACCGACGCCGACACCACCGGCATCAACGCGCTGCTGATGGGCGTTATTTCCGAATTGCGGATCACCCACATCCTCACCACCGAAGTGAGCCCGCACGCCCGGCGCGCGGTGCGCGAAGCCGATGCAGCGCGGCGCATGCTGTATGCCGCGCGCGAAGCCGGGAGTCTGCCGCGCGATTTTTCTTCCGCGCTGCTCACCTTGCACTCGCGCAAGCCGTTTCCCGACACGCCGCAGGAAATCGCCGAATTGTCCCGCGCCATCAAGGACCCGAGCTACCGCATTCAGATCAGCGAACAGGGTATACACATCTACAACCGCGACGGGATGCAGGTGGCCGCCGACCCCTTCGCGCTGTTTCCTCTGCTCGACTTGCAAAACGACCCGGCGCACGCGTTTTATCTGGGCGTGGAACTGGCGCGCGCGCAAATCGCCTGGCAGCTCGGCAAGCGTTACAATCAGGACGAGGAACTGGACTGGGGTTGCGCGGTGGAGCGTAAACCCGAAGATTTGAATCAGCAGAAAGCAGCAGGCACGACTCTTGAAGCGAAAAGACAAAAAGCAAAAGTTAAATAA
- a CDS encoding flavoprotein — MHDHKPRLAWALTGSGHYLKESLDIALQLPHVDLYLSKASAEVVHMYAHSLKELRARFRVFRDTTASAAPVGLFYYGHYHTVVIAPATSNTVAKCVWGISDTLVTNIFAQAGKCRIPSIVFACDTEPMVTTEAPKEWVTLYPRKIDLDNMEKLKSFENVTVVSRVEELRDAVNARMQKLGLET; from the coding sequence GTGCATGACCACAAGCCCCGCCTCGCCTGGGCGCTGACCGGCTCAGGCCATTACCTCAAGGAATCGCTGGACATCGCGCTGCAACTGCCGCATGTGGACCTGTATTTGTCCAAGGCGTCCGCCGAAGTCGTGCACATGTACGCCCACAGTCTGAAAGAGCTGCGCGCCCGTTTTCGCGTGTTCCGCGACACCACCGCCAGCGCCGCCCCGGTCGGGTTGTTCTATTACGGCCACTATCACACCGTGGTGATTGCGCCCGCCACCTCGAACACCGTGGCCAAATGCGTGTGGGGCATTTCCGACACCCTGGTCACCAATATCTTCGCGCAGGCCGGCAAATGCCGCATTCCCAGCATCGTCTTCGCCTGCGACACCGAGCCGATGGTCACCACCGAAGCGCCGAAGGAATGGGTGACGCTGTACCCGCGCAAAATCGATCTCGACAACATGGAAAAGCTGAAAAGCTTTGAAAACGTCACCGTGGTCTCGCGCGTCGAGGAATTGCGCGACGCGGTGAATGCGCGCATGCAAAAACTTGGACTTGAGACCTGA
- a CDS encoding sigma-54-dependent Fis family transcriptional regulator yields the protein MSDLVTTHAKFIHSVLKGAVKIDDERITRSWRRCIDDYRLDPASTQNPVVVDRAELIERQQRMADVLSIAKIEMANLYQQLAGSGYAIMLTDVDGVLLNYFGDPEFTHTASKTGLMLGAVWSEQYQGTNGMGTCLLEKKPLIVHHREHFLARNIGLTCSAAPIFDHSGKLLAVLDASGESRLAQQHTLVLVNMSAQMIENRAFLSSFLRDYIVRFHSRPEFVGTLGEGAIAFSGEGRVLAANHSALFQLGYQAPRDAVGKDIGELFNTSLHSLVELSARNSFHPMPIFEARHGSRFFAVTQQPEGAKSLAPLVATAVRGPRKSARSNATTVPLLDELAFGDPLLEKNISAAKRILSRDVAVLLYGETGTGKEMFAKALHYSSNRADKPFVAINCASIPETLIESELFGYKAGAFTGASREGQRGKIFQANGGTLFLDEIGDMPIQLQARLLRVLEEREILPLGGEVPVKVDIRLISATHSNLADKIVKGEFRQDLYYRLHGLCLTLPPLRERADKCELIKHILAAENPDDQNVEIDDAALGQLEHYLWPGNIRQLRNVLRTVLALREGDVITVKDLPQEIVGGRAHAREGGAAAAALNPLESAERGALVRELENYHWNITSVARQLKISRNTLYRKMQRLNIKDPNKDSVH from the coding sequence ATGTCGGACCTCGTAACCACCCACGCCAAATTCATCCACTCCGTGCTCAAGGGCGCAGTGAAGATTGACGACGAGCGCATCACCCGCTCGTGGCGGCGCTGCATTGACGATTACCGCCTTGATCCCGCCAGCACCCAGAATCCCGTGGTCGTGGATAGAGCCGAACTGATTGAACGCCAGCAACGCATGGCTGACGTGCTCTCCATCGCCAAAATCGAAATGGCCAACCTCTATCAGCAGCTCGCCGGTTCCGGTTACGCCATCATGCTTACCGATGTTGACGGCGTGCTTTTGAACTACTTCGGCGATCCGGAGTTCACTCACACCGCATCGAAAACCGGGCTGATGCTGGGCGCGGTTTGGAGCGAGCAATACCAGGGCACCAACGGCATGGGCACCTGCCTGCTCGAGAAAAAGCCGCTGATTGTGCACCACCGCGAGCATTTTCTCGCGCGCAACATCGGGTTGACCTGCTCCGCCGCGCCGATTTTCGACCACTCGGGAAAACTCCTTGCGGTGCTCGATGCCTCCGGCGAGTCGCGCCTCGCGCAGCAGCATACTCTGGTGCTGGTCAACATGTCGGCGCAGATGATAGAAAACCGGGCGTTCCTGTCGAGTTTCTTGCGCGACTATATCGTGCGTTTCCACAGCCGTCCCGAATTCGTCGGCACCCTGGGCGAAGGCGCAATTGCCTTCTCCGGCGAAGGCCGCGTACTGGCGGCGAACCACAGCGCATTGTTCCAGCTGGGCTACCAGGCGCCGCGCGATGCAGTGGGCAAGGATATCGGCGAACTATTCAACACCTCCTTGCATTCGCTGGTCGAACTCTCGGCGCGCAACTCGTTCCACCCGATGCCAATTTTCGAAGCGCGGCACGGCAGCCGCTTCTTCGCGGTGACACAGCAGCCGGAAGGCGCAAAATCCCTTGCGCCATTGGTCGCCACCGCCGTGCGCGGGCCGCGCAAGTCCGCGCGCTCCAACGCCACCACCGTGCCGCTTCTGGATGAACTGGCTTTCGGCGACCCGCTGCTGGAAAAAAATATCAGCGCCGCCAAGCGTATCCTCAGCCGCGACGTCGCGGTGCTGCTCTACGGTGAAACCGGCACCGGCAAGGAAATGTTCGCCAAGGCGCTGCACTATTCAAGCAACCGCGCCGATAAGCCTTTTGTCGCCATCAATTGCGCGTCCATCCCGGAGACGCTGATTGAATCGGAACTGTTCGGCTACAAGGCGGGCGCGTTCACCGGCGCGAGCCGCGAGGGCCAGCGCGGCAAGATTTTCCAGGCCAACGGCGGCACGCTGTTCCTCGATGAAATCGGCGACATGCCGATACAACTGCAGGCGCGCTTGCTGCGCGTGCTGGAAGAACGCGAAATCCTGCCTTTGGGCGGCGAAGTGCCGGTTAAAGTAGATATCCGCCTCATTTCCGCCACCCACAGCAATCTTGCCGACAAAATCGTCAAGGGTGAATTCCGCCAGGATCTTTATTACCGCCTGCACGGCCTGTGCCTGACACTGCCGCCGCTCAGGGAGCGCGCCGACAAGTGCGAGCTCATCAAACACATCCTCGCCGCCGAAAATCCCGACGACCAGAATGTGGAAATCGACGATGCGGCGCTGGGCCAACTGGAACACTACCTGTGGCCGGGCAATATCCGCCAGCTGCGAAACGTGTTGCGCACCGTGCTGGCGCTGCGCGAAGGCGACGTAATCACCGTAAAGGACCTGCCGCAGGAAATCGTCGGCGGCCGCGCGCACGCGCGTGAAGGCGGCGCCGCGGCGGCGGCGCTCAACCCGCTCGAATCCGCGGAACGCGGCGCCCTCGTCCGCGAACTGGAAAACTATCACTGGAACATCACCAGCGTGGCACGACAGCTCAAAATCAGCCGCAACACCCTGTACCGCAAGATGCAGCGGCTGAACATCAAGGATCCCAACAAGGATTCAGTCCACTAA
- a CDS encoding DUF3280 domain-containing protein, with product MPDSVTRWLAAALLCAFSAPCVATQQLASLAVLDFELIDDTLDKNPETLAAQQKRLALVSEQLRKEFNQAGLYRVLDNTPAADFVAQLKASQELHSCNGCELDIGKKLGADFVLTAWVQKVSNLILNLNIEIKNVATGQKVLNKSVDIRGNTDQSWSRGISYMVRDMVEKKQGGSK from the coding sequence ATGCCTGATTCAGTGACGCGGTGGCTCGCCGCCGCATTGCTTTGTGCATTCAGCGCGCCCTGCGTCGCGACCCAGCAGCTTGCCAGCCTTGCCGTGCTGGATTTCGAGCTGATTGACGACACCCTGGATAAAAATCCCGAAACGCTTGCCGCCCAGCAAAAACGGCTGGCGCTCGTCAGCGAACAGCTGCGCAAAGAGTTTAACCAGGCGGGACTTTATCGCGTACTCGACAACACCCCCGCAGCGGATTTCGTCGCGCAGCTCAAAGCCAGCCAGGAGCTCCACTCTTGCAACGGCTGCGAGCTCGACATCGGCAAAAAACTCGGCGCCGATTTCGTGCTTACCGCCTGGGTGCAGAAAGTCAGCAACCTCATTCTCAACCTCAACATCGAAATTAAGAACGTCGCTACCGGACAGAAGGTCCTGAATAAATCAGTGGATATCCGCGGCAACACCGACCAATCGTGGTCGCGTGGCATCAGCTATATGGTGCGCGACATGGTGGAGAAAAAGCAGGGCGGGAGCAAGTAA
- a CDS encoding quinoprotein dehydrogenase-associated SoxYZ-like carrier encodes MKFALSYMGWPRLALAVTAACFATLVLAADPDPDPAQSQIWQKVKNSLFENRPFESNAESVIALETPVRAEDAATVPISIKLQIAQGADKFVQRIYLIIDKNPSPIAAVFNFTPDSGRADIDTRVRIEEYSHVRAIAETSDGKLYMTTRYIRASGGCSAPAGKDQEAALARLGKMKFRLDNDIALNQPNLVQLMISHPNNSGLQLDQLTRLYIPPRYVKKIDVTYNDKLVLSAEVNFSISENPNFRFYFTPHGTGELKAQVIDSNELQFNSHIDVKPGVTASGS; translated from the coding sequence ATGAAATTTGCTCTTTCTTATATGGGGTGGCCGCGGTTGGCGCTGGCGGTTACCGCGGCGTGCTTTGCGACACTGGTACTCGCCGCCGACCCCGATCCGGATCCGGCGCAGTCGCAAATCTGGCAGAAGGTTAAAAATTCGCTGTTTGAAAACCGGCCGTTCGAAAGCAACGCCGAATCGGTCATCGCGCTTGAGACGCCGGTGCGCGCGGAAGACGCCGCCACCGTGCCGATTTCCATCAAGTTGCAAATTGCGCAAGGCGCGGACAAATTCGTGCAGCGCATTTACCTCATCATTGATAAAAACCCCTCGCCGATTGCCGCGGTGTTTAATTTCACGCCCGACAGCGGCCGCGCCGACATTGATACACGGGTGCGCATCGAGGAATACTCCCACGTGCGCGCCATCGCGGAAACCAGCGATGGCAAACTCTACATGACGACGCGCTACATCAGGGCGTCCGGCGGTTGCTCGGCGCCGGCTGGCAAGGATCAGGAGGCGGCGCTGGCAAGATTGGGCAAGATGAAATTCCGCCTGGACAATGACATCGCGCTCAACCAGCCGAATCTCGTGCAGCTCATGATCAGCCACCCAAACAATTCAGGGCTGCAGCTGGATCAATTGACGCGCTTGTACATCCCGCCGCGTTACGTGAAAAAAATCGACGTGACCTACAACGACAAGCTGGTGCTGTCCGCCGAAGTGAACTTCTCAATCAGCGAAAATCCCAATTTCCGCTTCTACTTCACGCCGCACGGTACCGGCGAACTCAAGGCGCAAGTCATCGACTCAAATGAACTGCAATTCAACAGCCACATCGATGTCAAACCCGGCGTGACTGCCTCAGGCAGTTAA
- a CDS encoding quinoprotein relay system zinc metallohydrolase 2 has translation MMPVPSLAGMRTFRFDVKHLIAVCSLLAVNAVFAADTPALSMAEIAPGVYVHSGAQEESSPQNLGDIANIGFIVGSRCVAVIDTGGSIVVGRRLRQAIKNTTRVPVCYVINTHVHPDHIFGNAAFKPDSPTFVGHEKLPQAMAARESNYLNALKRDVGTMTAGTEIILPTLTVKDVLDLDLGGRTLKLKSWRTSHTDNDLTVFDDETQTLWLADLLFLGHLPAVDGSLKGWLETLKELRQMQPRHVVPGHGTVDAAWPQALQPESDYLNLLLLEVREAIKQRRTLQQAVDTVGLSARGQWLLFDAFHRRNVTAAYAELEWED, from the coding sequence ATGATGCCCGTTCCTTCGCTTGCCGGCATGCGCACTTTCCGGTTCGACGTTAAACACCTGATTGCCGTCTGCTCGCTGCTTGCGGTTAACGCGGTGTTCGCCGCTGATACGCCAGCCCTAAGCATGGCCGAAATTGCGCCGGGTGTTTACGTGCACAGCGGCGCGCAGGAGGAAAGCTCGCCGCAAAACCTCGGCGACATCGCCAACATTGGCTTTATCGTGGGAAGCCGATGCGTGGCGGTGATCGACACCGGCGGCAGCATCGTGGTGGGCCGGCGCCTGCGCCAAGCGATTAAAAACACAACCCGTGTGCCGGTTTGCTATGTGATTAACACCCACGTGCATCCCGATCATATTTTCGGCAATGCCGCTTTCAAGCCGGACTCTCCGACTTTTGTCGGCCACGAGAAATTGCCGCAGGCCATGGCGGCGCGCGAGAGCAATTATTTGAATGCGCTGAAACGCGACGTGGGCACGATGACGGCGGGCACTGAAATCATCCTGCCCACGCTTACGGTCAAGGATGTGCTCGACCTTGATCTTGGCGGCCGCACGCTCAAGCTCAAGTCCTGGCGCACTTCCCATACCGACAATGACCTCACCGTGTTCGACGACGAGACACAAACGCTGTGGCTTGCGGACCTGCTGTTTCTCGGCCATCTCCCGGCGGTGGACGGCAGCCTGAAAGGCTGGCTGGAGACACTCAAGGAATTGCGCCAGATGCAGCCGCGCCACGTCGTGCCCGGCCACGGCACGGTGGATGCCGCGTGGCCGCAGGCATTGCAGCCCGAATCCGATTATCTCAACCTTTTGCTGCTCGAGGTGCGCGAGGCGATCAAGCAAAGGCGCACCTTGCAGCAGGCGGTGGACACGGTGGGCTTGTCGGCACGCGGTCAGTGGTTGTTGTTTGACGCTTTCCACCGGCGCAATGTCACCGCGGCTTACGCCGAACTGGAGTGGGAAGACTGA
- a CDS encoding NAD(P)/FAD-dependent oxidoreductase, whose product MHQIVIVGGGAGGLELATRLGDTLGKKRLAQITLIDKTRTHLWKPLLHEVAAGSMDLDTHSLEYLAQAHWHHFRFRLGSMDGLDRAARQVYVAPAFDEQGNELIPRGVIGYDTLVICVGSTTNDYGTSGVAEHAIALDTAEEAERFRQRLINACTRANAQAEPLRPEQLHVAIVGGGATGVELAAQLHNTTRQLIIYGLDQINPEKDVKLNIIEAAERILPALPERLTGAVEKQLKRLGVQIYTDERVTQVTANSVQTQSGRMIPAELIVWAAGIKAPDFLRELDGLETNPMNQLMVRPTLQTTRDENIFAFGDCASCPWPGKNTSVPPRAQAAHQQASFLVKAIKSRLCGRSLPAYHYRDFGSLISLGEYSTVGNLMGWITGGSLFLEGYFARLMYLSLYKMHLYALHGFVKVFFDTLARLMTRRTEPPVKLH is encoded by the coding sequence TTGCACCAAATCGTGATTGTCGGCGGCGGCGCGGGCGGGCTGGAGCTGGCTACGCGGCTGGGGGACACGCTGGGCAAGAAGCGCCTGGCGCAGATCACGCTCATCGACAAAACGCGCACGCATTTGTGGAAACCGCTGCTGCACGAAGTCGCGGCGGGCAGCATGGACTTAGACACCCACTCGCTCGAGTATCTGGCGCAGGCGCACTGGCATCATTTCCGCTTTCGTCTTGGCAGCATGGACGGGCTGGACCGCGCCGCGCGCCAGGTTTACGTTGCGCCGGCTTTCGATGAACAAGGCAATGAGCTGATTCCGCGGGGCGTGATTGGCTACGACACGCTGGTCATTTGCGTGGGCAGCACCACCAACGACTACGGCACGTCGGGCGTGGCCGAGCATGCGATTGCACTCGACACGGCGGAAGAAGCGGAGCGCTTCCGCCAGCGGCTCATCAACGCCTGCACCCGCGCCAACGCGCAAGCCGAGCCCTTGCGCCCCGAGCAACTGCACGTCGCCATCGTTGGCGGCGGCGCCACCGGCGTGGAACTCGCCGCGCAATTGCACAACACCACGCGGCAGCTCATCATCTACGGGCTCGACCAGATCAATCCGGAAAAAGATGTCAAGCTCAACATCATCGAAGCCGCGGAGCGAATTCTACCGGCCTTGCCTGAGCGCTTGACGGGCGCCGTGGAAAAGCAGCTCAAGCGGCTCGGCGTGCAGATTTACACCGACGAGCGGGTGACCCAGGTCACGGCCAACAGCGTGCAAACGCAAAGCGGCAGAATGATTCCGGCGGAACTCATCGTCTGGGCGGCAGGCATCAAGGCGCCGGATTTCCTGCGCGAGCTCGACGGGCTGGAAACCAATCCCATGAATCAATTGATGGTGCGGCCCACGCTGCAAACCACGCGCGACGAAAATATTTTTGCCTTCGGCGATTGCGCCTCGTGCCCATGGCCGGGAAAAAACACCAGCGTGCCGCCGCGCGCGCAGGCCGCGCACCAACAAGCCTCGTTTCTGGTGAAAGCCATCAAGTCTCGATTGTGCGGACGCAGCTTGCCCGCCTACCATTACCGCGATTTCGGTTCGCTGATATCGCTGGGCGAATACAGCACCGTCGGCAATTTGATGGGCTGGATCACCGGCGGCAGCCTCTTTCTGGAAGGCTATTTCGCGCGGCTGATGTATCTCTCGCTCTACAAAATGCATCTTTACGCGCTGCACGGCTTCGTCAAGGTGTTTTTCGACACGCTGGCACGGCTGATGACGCGCCGTACCGAGCCGCCGGTGAAGCTGCATTAG